The following proteins are co-located in the Candidatus Deferrimicrobiaceae bacterium genome:
- a CDS encoding type II toxin-antitoxin system RelE/ParE family toxin → MKLRFTPSAKTELLSAAKYINNDNPDAAINFLKKTDELLKRLEKHPLSGRIIPEYPELPYRELLVLPYRFFYSVQNQTIWIVAVWHTAQLPKEPNKNVKGV, encoded by the coding sequence GTGAAACTCCGGTTTACCCCATCTGCGAAAACCGAATTATTATCAGCTGCCAAATATATAAATAATGATAATCCTGACGCCGCAATAAATTTTCTAAAAAAGACGGATGAATTACTAAAACGGCTAGAGAAGCACCCGTTATCAGGGCGTATTATTCCAGAATACCCTGAACTTCCATATCGTGAATTGCTCGTGTTACCCTATCGGTTTTTCTATAGCGTACAAAATCAAACAATATGGATAGTGGCGGTATGGCATACGGCTCAATTACCGAAAGAGCCTAATAAAAATGTTAAGGGCGTCTAA
- a CDS encoding type II toxin-antitoxin system Phd/YefM family antitoxin: MGRMPNIIPITDLRQDAAGVLQRVRASREPIFITQRGRAAAVMVSAEEYERAEHDREILMLLARGEKEIKEGKGYDLDTVMAEAYKLLKEG, from the coding sequence ATGGGTAGAATGCCGAATATTATACCGATAACGGATTTACGCCAGGATGCGGCTGGTGTGTTGCAGCGTGTGCGGGCTTCGCGCGAACCTATATTTATAACTCAGAGGGGACGCGCCGCGGCTGTCATGGTAAGCGCGGAGGAATACGAACGCGCAGAGCATGACAGGGAGATCCTCATGTTATTGGCACGAGGGGAAAAAGAAATTAAAGAAGGTAAGGGGTATGATCTAGATACGGTCATGGCCGAGGCTTATAAATTATTAAAAGAGGGATAA